The genomic stretch CAGTACCCACGACAGGGCGGCCGGCGCAGCGGCCCTGGTTCGGGGTACGGGCGTTACCTCCCTCTCGCTCGCGGTGGGCGCGCATCACCCCCGAGCAGGCGGCCTACCGGCCTACGGCGGCAACCGTCGCGTCAAGGGACTGCGACGGGAGGAGGTCGCTGCGGCCACAACACCGGCCGAGCGGCGGGAAGCCGTCGATGGATCATGCCGCCGCCCTACCCCGTCCCCGGCATGTGACACGATCTCAACGAGAGCACACGATGCTCGCGCGGTGGCAGTTCAGGTTCGCCGCCTGAGCTGATCCAGCCTGCGCACGGCATCGCCAAAGACAAGGTTCAGGACGGCCTCACTGCGCTGATCGTCCGCGCCTGCGGCGATGATCGCCGGCACCGCCGGATAGCCGCGCAGGCCGACCTCGGTCGGCCGTCCCGCAGAGATGATCGTGTAGACCTCGCGGATCGGGGAAGGTGTGGACGGCCCTGACCTGTTCGGCGAGTTCGTCGGCGGCCGCGCCCGCCAGGAGGGCGCCGAGCACGCCCTCGTTGCGCACCGCCAGCTCGATCCCGTCAAGATAGGTCTCGTCGTTCGGCCATTGGTGTGCCACACCAGGCGAGCTCATGGCCGATCGCTCGTATGGGGGAAGCGGCTCAACGCGCAAACGCATGACGCCCGGATGCCTGCTCCACGGGCGTGCGACGTGCTCGGTCAGGTACCGATGGAACGCCTCGCTGTGTTTACCTGAGGATTTCGGGTAAATCGGGTGGCACCGTCCGCCGGTCGGGCACACGGCTGGAGTTGATGCCCTTCTTCAAGACTTTCCGTCCGTGTAGGGCGGACGTTCAGCGGAACAGGTGGGCATTCTCGAGCGCCCAGTCATCGAAACCGCGCAGCGGGCGGCTGATGATCTCGCGTACGGACGGCCGCTGGTCGAGCGTCCACTGGGTGAGCTCGGCGAGCCGGGCGCCGTACTCCTGGAGGGCGTACAGCGTCACGTCGATGCCGCTGTCGGGCCAGCCGCGACGCCGCCAGTTCGCGCGGCTGTCGTCGGGCGTCACCTCGACGGCGGCGATGTCGCATCCGATGGCTTGGGCGATGCTCGCCACCCGTGACCGGGTGCTGATCGGTAGTCCGACCGCTTCGAGAACGGTGCCGACATAGTCATCGGCGTGCAGCGCCGCCATCGCGACGGCGGCGAGGTCGTCCTCGTGGATGAAGGGATAGTGGCCGTCCTCCATGAAGGCCTCGCGCACCATGCGCTCAGCCCGGATAGTGTCCGGCCAGTCCGACCCCGTGGCCGGGTAGGTACCTTCGATCATCGCGCCCATCACTGCTGACGGGCGGATGTGGGTCCACTCCATGCCCGAGCCTTCGACGGCCCGCTCGATGGCCAGCCAGAACCACGTCTCGGGCGGGTATGCCTCCTCGTATTCCGGCCCGTGCGAGGACAGCGTGACGATCCGCCGCACTCCGGCACCCTGGGCGGCTTCCAGCGCATCCTGCACCGTCGCCGGCACGGCTCCGGCAAGAAAGACGCCGTCAACGCCGGCGAAGACCTCCGGGCGCTCCAGCGGCCGGGTGATGGACCCCTCGGCGACCTCGACGCCGTCGGGCCAGCCGTCCAGCTGGTCGGGTTCGGCAAGAACGCGTACTCGTTCCCCGGCATCCAGCAGCTGGCGCGCCAGGCTCCGTCCGACGATCCCCGTGGGGCTGCTGCCCGCGTCCTTCCTGGCGCTGACGGCAGTCAGCAGGCGAAGTGGAGGTTGCGACGCACTCGTGACCCGCTTGATTCCACTCATGGCAAGACCCTCCAACGCGAAAGTGGAGATCTTGCGCCACCCCAAGTGATCGAGGGGAGGTTGCGGATCTGACGCCGCCAACATTATCAGCCCCCACGCATCAACTGGGGGCCGCCTGCCGGGCCAGCTACGAGCGGGCTGAGTAGCGACGCCGCTGGCTTCGCTCATGCTACGGACCGCACCGTCGCTCCCCCATGAAAGGGCCTTTGGCGCTGGGCTTCGACCTCGCCCGTTTCCAGACGAAGCCGCCAGCCTGCTACCGGGCCTCCTGGCAGCTACCCGGGAGCGGTGCAACCAGCGGTGGTGATCTACGCGACCCACGCGAAGTCCGGACCGGCGCGTCCGCGCAAGCTCCGCACCACCTCGCTGGCCGAGGAGGAGCCTGCGGGTTCACTCGTCTCCTGACTCGGGGATGCCAAGAGAGACCCGGAACGGTGACGGGCCGGGCGGCCATGTCCGGCCCGTCATCAGGCCGCCGGGGGCTGGGACCTGGCGCGGCGAGTCAGCGGTCGGAGCGTCAGCGCGGTGGTGCTGACGTTCATGTAGTCATCGGGAGGACCCGGTCCTGCACGCCGGCCCCGACCAGCGCCTCCCAGGCCCGCTCCACCTGGGCGATGCGGACGGACCACGTTGGCCATCAAGCAGCCGGCCATATCAAGCAGGATCACCTGCTGATGCGGCCCGGTGAGGATGTCGGCCGACTTCACCATGAAGTGCCGCTGGTTCCGCGCACCGTGACCCATCGATGCCAACAAGCCCGATCCGATGAACTCGGCCGACAAGGTCACCATGTCGCGCGGTTCGCCTAGCACGACCCCGCACATCGCTGCCGCGGTGAAGGCGCAAAGCCAGGCCAGGCGCCGCCGTACTCCTGCTGGTCACATGACCATGGCAAGCTCCTCGGCCGAGATAGGACGGAAAGTGGACAGCGCTGCCACCAGGTCAGCCTCAGCGATACCCGAACCATTGAGCATGACCAGCGCATCGCCCGACCTGGCGAAGACGGTGACCCAGGAGGACCCGGCACCGGTCCGGACCCATCGGTCTCCCGGGAGCGATTTGCATCGCAGCGGAACTCCAAAGTTCTCGGTGACCGCCAGGCAGGAATCCCTCGGGTTTCCAGCCGCGGCGGGCCAGACCGTGACCTGGATCTCGGAGAATCCCCGATTCGGCGTGGCGTCCCGCCAGTACTCCAGCCAGGTGGACGGTTCCGGCTCCCGCTGCCCGGCGGCATTGAGATCCACGTGGACCAGCCGGTAACCCTGGATCGCTGGAGCGATCAGCGGCACGCCGGACCTCTCGAAGCTACGGACTTCCAACCAGGCCAGGATCTGCGGCTTGTACTGCGCCGCGCCCCAGGATCCGAGGGGCACGACTACGGCCAGGGCTACCGCCCACCAGCGAAGGGGCAACATGAACGACCACGCCGACAGGGCGAAGCCGACCACACCACCGACCACGTAGACAGGGGCGACAAGGGCCGGCAGAGGGCCGAACAGCTCCGACTCCGGCACCGGCACCAGCACCGCGAGGGCACCAATGAGCAACCAAGTCGCAGAGCCCCCGACAAGACCGACCACGCCCCAGCGCGGCAGCCCGGCCAGCCGCGCGCCTACCGTGCCCAGGATTATCGCCAGAAGGAACATGGCCGCCGGGAGAACGGTCCCGTCGAGCTCTTCCCCCTGCATGTCCGCCCAGATGATGGCCGTGGGGATGCCCGTCACCAACCCGATGAGGGCTGCACGCCCCAGGACAGCCTTGGCCGGTAAATCCTGCATGTCCCTATTGTTGCCGCTGACCATGCCAGAACGAGGCCAGAACAACTCAATCTGGCAGTGACGACAGGGCCCTTCTATGGATCACCGTGCGGACCCGCTGAGATGGACCGGGCTACGGAGTGGAAGAGTGGAAGAGCTAGCCGCGACCAGCCCCCTTGGAGAGAAACCCCGTACATGCGTTTGCTGCTCATAAGCCATGGCCAGACCGCTTTCAATCTCAAGCACCTCCTGGACACCGCCGAGCCAGGGCCCGCGCTGACCGCCTGGGCGAACAGCAGGCAGCCGTCCTCCCGGGATCGAGGAACGACGGGACACCCATTGACGGTAGGCGGCTGTTCGAGCAGGTCAGGGCGGTGAAGTCCTCGGCACG from Nonomuraea polychroma encodes the following:
- a CDS encoding SDR family oxidoreductase — translated: MSGIKRVTSASQPPLRLLTAVSARKDAGSSPTGIVGRSLARQLLDAGERVRVLAEPDQLDGWPDGVEVAEGSITRPLERPEVFAGVDGVFLAGAVPATVQDALEAAQGAGVRRIVTLSSHGPEYEEAYPPETWFWLAIERAVEGSGMEWTHIRPSAVMGAMIEGTYPATGSDWPDTIRAERMVREAFMEDGHYPFIHEDDLAAVAMAALHADDYVGTVLEAVGLPISTRSRVASIAQAIGCDIAAVEVTPDDSRANWRRRGWPDSGIDVTLYALQEYGARLAELTQWTLDQRPSVREIISRPLRGFDDWALENAHLFR